GTTCGTGAAGCTGCTGCTCCAGACTCTTCCGCATTTTCGCTCATGACAAGACACAAAAACTATTACACACTTTGCTAACATAAACTATTGCTACAAAGGCACATACTACACTGAAGAAGGCCAAACTGTGGTTTCCCCTCCATCTGCCTTGCCCACACTTTCCTTTCCTGGTCTTTCTGTGCTTCATCAGATAATCATTCTCATTACTTTTAGGTCAGACAACATATATATGGGTGTACAAATAAAAGGCAGTCTCATTATTTGCTACTGAAATATTTCTTGCATACCAATATGAGATGTGTAAAGCAAAAACAACGAGAAGCACAACAAAACAACCTCTCCACAGTGTTGTAATTGTATGCTTTCTCAAGTGCGTGCAAGAAAGCAATGgcagtattatatatttataggaTTTATAAACTGTTACATTTCACCTTTCCTTCAGAGCATTCATGAAACATCTGAACATTTACTTCAGGCAAGGTTTTGGCTGAGAAACAATTTATCTTGAGGAGCTTTTTGACAAGAGGTGTCAGAGTCCAAAGACCTGTCAATCACACAATGTGAGTTTCAATTCTTTTGATAAAGAAAAACACCCCTTAAATTCATCACATGGtgaatttattttgaaaaattgggAGCATTAAAACTATGTTGGTAGAGGGCATGATGTATTTTCTTGCTGATCATAAGTAGCTGTTTGAATCTTTCTGTTGTCTGGAGTTTATAACTTATGAACATAATTACTCTGGTGTACAAACAAAATAATTGTGCCTTAAAATCAATATTAATGTAAGCACACATCTCAGAGTAATGAATTAGCATGGTGGGCATGTAAGAGCTTGTTAagatgtttgttttttctttagtATGGACTTAGAAGGAGTCAGCACAATGTAGTGGGTTGAGTGTTGGATTAGAGCTGTGGGAGACTCCctgtttagccatggaaacctactggataaTCTTGGGGAATTGACATCCACATAAAAACAACTCAGAGCTATGTGCTACTTACATTGGGAAAACCCTTTTGATGCAAAACTGAGGTCCATAAAATAAGAGTTCTGGCAGTGTATCTTGCTGTGCTTGGTAGGAAATActtatatgaaaaagaaaaatttAAACTGGGCTGAATGCTCCATGACATAATATATGTAACTAGTGATGACTGAGCTTTCAGCAATGTTTTCCCTTGCTGGTTTTGTCTAAAAGCAGAAGCTGATTGTGAAATGGCGGTTGgcatggaaaaaaggaagggaatgaggaaCCTGAACCTTGCATATGAAGGACATGATAGTTGCTGAATAAGCAGCAAACTGCAGAAGATGGGTGGTTGGGTTACTATTCTGTTCATAAAAGGAATAATAGGAACTTGCAATGAGTACTGATGACATGATGGAAGAAGAGGAActttttttaaacagatgctggcgTGAGAAACAGTATTCATAaacttttttttgtcttttcctcCCCTCATTATTAGATGAAAGTAATTAAGCATTCTGAAGAGGCGCTGAAATTGGCTCTGATCTCCAAAGACACAAAGCTTGTGAGGCTTTATGAGAACTTTGAACCAAAAGAGAAGCTTTTGCTAAGTCAAGCATTTCAACCAGGCAGTGTTCTCTTTAAGCCCATCACACTATATTCTGAGTCGGATTGGATCTCCTCACATCCAGAACCTACCCAGGATTTTGCACAATTTTATCATGACCCTCACAGAAACACACCATCTCCTCAGAAAAATCGGATTTATGTTCAGCCCATTGGTAATGTCCCCTTGATCTCTCAAACAGATGATAACAAAACCCGTGATAATGAAGTAAGGAAGTTGAGCTATCAAAGTATATAATCAACTACTAAATATGTAGTAATATGCCTAGTGACTTTTAGGGTTTCTACTTTAGACAAGGCTTCAATTTTTGACTTGTTCAAAGAATCCTTCCACAAAAAATTCTGGAAAAATCTAGAACATTTTGTATGGGAAGATGTCCTAACCAGGCATCCTCCAAATGTATTGGACTACAGCTGTCACCATCTCCAGCCATTATAGCTTTCAGGGAGGATAGAGGTCTGGTCCAATGAATCTGGTGCGGTCATGGTAACTAAAGGCAATTCTAGGAAATTCTCAATGTTGGCCCTTGCTATCACCTTGTGCAAATGGAAAGTAAATTGTATCTCAACACTGACCCTAACTATCAAACATTAAAGTAGAGTTGGCAGTAATGGgacaaatatattttctttgatGTCTTGTAGAAGGCCCCATTGCTCCTTGAAAAACAGCTTGAAAATCAGCATTAAGGGTAATGTGGGCTTTTTCCTGCTTGAATAATTGACTATAAACTAAATTTCAACCTATTTGTTGCTGATAAGAATATTCCCATTGGATTTGGTAGAACCATTCCTGTGATAAAAACTGCAGAGGTGTTTGTGAGATTAGTAACTAAACTAGCCTCCCCCAGTTTTTATTCTCCATGTCATAGTCAAATTCAAGTACTCCAAACTGAAGGACACTGCTATGGCAGAGTAAATTCCTGCTCTTTTAACATGACGTGTACAGAGGTGAGTTAGTACTAATGATATGGAATAATAACAAGAACCCCATCCATTGATTCCTGATGATAGGGCAAGGGGAACCCTAGTATTTGTCCAGCATAAATCcatgaaacattcccacctagcctGTGAAGGCTCCTCACATCTGGAAAAGGGGCTTGGTAATTTTATTTTCACTATCATTATGCAGAAGATCTTAAAAAATGACAAGTGGACCACAGGTTCAGAATTAAATTTAGTAGAAATGTAAGCTGAACCCTATGTTTGTTTAGTTAGGAGCAAGTCCTGCTGAATTTAATGGGATTTATTCCCAACCAAATATGCATAGGATAAAAGTATAGTCTGTGTCTACATGTGTCTGGATCATGGCTAGGTTATTCAAACTGCAGTTATTGCAGTTCATTAATTGGTCTTTGCAAGCCATTATTTTTTCAATTTGGTTCCCTATTATTGAAAGTTTGACTGATTGTATCTACCGCAATCTGCTATTCCAAATGCAAATAAGAAATAGGTTGCAAAACacattgcatattttaaataatttacatcaaatggctttttaaaaaatactttgagGAGATAAATTTGTAGTGATGAAACTGCAACATAATAACATCCTTTCCTGGATTTCTTATTTTCAGGCTCTTTTGGAGATTCTAGAGTTAGCACCGATGTCTACATGCAATGGCTAAAGGACTACTGTGAAGCCTTTTACTATGGCCTGACTGTAAGATTCCTAGAGCCAGTGCCAGTTTCACAAACAGGTTGTGCTTTTCGAATCAACGAATATACTCACAATTTGCAGATTCATGCAGGTATGAGGAGTAGAGAGCGCATTGTAGAAAAGGCACATCCATATGACTTTGGTCAAGTTGTCTATTCTTATCTGTATTATGTAGAATTCTTGGAGAAAATGGACAAAACCATAGAGTTGTAAAATTAGTCAGCTATGCAGGAGGCAATGCATTCATGGGGAATCCTGAATGACAGCTATAAGCAGGAGGCAAAGAAATaatgtaaacaaatataaataaaatattgtattgataataataagagtaatgtTTGTCAAAACAATACAGCTTTTATAACAGCATCATGATTTTGAACTTTGGAATTGGGAACCCTGGTATACATCTGATTATGCAGACAGGAAGTGTAGCTGGTAGCTGACACATATGTGTGTATCagtgagagagaggggaaaagaggTTGTCAGAGTATTTGTCCATCCAGCCCAATGTTGTAGTAGTAATGATAGCAACTCATTCATCTGGGATCTTCAGCTGAGCTCTTTACTATTGCTGACAACGGTTACTGACTCCTAACAAATTTTGGCCCTGAGATCCGCTGCATATATTCTACCACTGAACCATGGCTTCTCCTAGTGAACACCTGCTGCAGGTTCTGTATAATGATTGTATATGGTTGCCTTTGTGTATAATTGCTTGCCCTTCTGTAATTGAACTGTACGTATGTGTTTCTTTAAATACAGGACATCTTCTGAATTAtctaaagaaaaaaaaggcaAAGGATGCTTTTTGCATTGTGGGAGTAACCATGATAGATCTTTATCCAAAGGACTCCTGGAATTTTGTCTTTGGACAAGCCTCCCTGACTGAaggtatatatataaaactatttTATTAAGTCATCAAGGTGATATATAGTGGTGGTAGTTCTACTGCTTTTGTCTGGAAACATCATTAGGGCTGAGTGCTGACTATACATAAGAGCAATTGACTAGTACATTTGCTTTACTTACTTTTCCCCGTTTTGTAGTCTTGATGTTCAGGTAATTATCTTACAAAGGATGATTatgacaaaacattttttaaaagcatttttatgTGTATATTTGCCCTGGAGACAATAGTTCAtaaagtggcattaaagaaagaatAGACAACCTGCCAAATGTATGGAACTGAAATGATAGTGAATACAGTTGATAAATATGTCCATTGTTTTCCCTGTTGGAGCTAACATGACTCCTttttatattacactagctgtgccctgccacgcgttgctgtggcctatagtaaaacttatcaaagttgaggtagatatctggactattacgaaagagaggtccctacctattccctcccccttttcctccccctttctctactttcttccttctctacctctttctttctttctttctttccttctttcactacttggtttcatccttctctctttccttcattccctccccctttcttcatttgcctttcttccctccctgtttgcttccttctttcactttttatttccttttatttcaccaccatcataacaataacaataatgcaatgcattgcctctgggacctgacacctctcccattccccctaaaagggtctcataggaacaatagcataataataataatagaaataacaacctttacccgccacgtgttgctgtggccaatcttccctctttctctccttctttcactccttctttccctccctacctccctccctccttccttccttccttccttccttcccatctttccttctcctcttctttctctatctctttccttccccctttttctttctcttctgctgtctctcttttctttccttccatctttccttttctttccttttcttcttcctctaactttccttccttccccctttttctttacctccctttctctttcttccttctttccttccttcctgtctttcctagattttgacagggcgggaaggggcagggtggggtttggaggtggcctgaagtaaaaggaggtaagattggggcaggggagtgatggag
This genomic interval from Anolis sagrei isolate rAnoSag1 chromosome 2, rAnoSag1.mat, whole genome shotgun sequence contains the following:
- the AMZ2 gene encoding archaemetzincin-2 gives rise to the protein MKVIKHSEEALKLALISKDTKLVRLYENFEPKEKLLLSQAFQPGSVLFKPITLYSESDWISSHPEPTQDFAQFYHDPHRNTPSPQKNRIYVQPIGSFGDSRVSTDVYMQWLKDYCEAFYYGLTVRFLEPVPVSQTGCAFRINEYTHNLQIHAGHLLNYLKKKKAKDAFCIVGVTMIDLYPKDSWNFVFGQASLTEGIGIFSFARYDSDFYSTNYKGILKTPKKLHPADYSVFDGYYTPEITSKLLLRSCKTLTHEIGHIFGLRHCQWLECVMQGSNHLEESDRRPLDLCPICLRKLQVALGFNIMERYKALKRWIEEEVNETEGISHGHGSGLQKPVEAFKDSYDWLVKCLDVVQ